One genomic region from Paracoccus pantotrophus encodes:
- a CDS encoding DUF3363 domain-containing protein, producing MGLATEHAPGVWELSKDMEPALRELGERGDIIRTMQKALGPQGGERDPMSFQIHDGAPETSIVGRVVDKHLSDELGENLTIVVDGIDGRTHHIAGIAPERLEDARMGSIIQIGPAEVATRPSDRTITAIAEDGIYRPSRHLEQAKFEGRVPGGDYEGYVDAHVRRLEALRRAGIVERIDADQWRIPDDLVSRAAAYDAGRDRQASVRVLSPVDLGKQIGSDGATWLDRRLVHGETADLASTGFGQQVREAMDQRREHHIEQSDATRARNGRMFYRRNLLPTLLEREVARVGAEMAESKALPFRAAADGENVSGKFTGTVQLSSGKFAVIEKSHEFTLVPWRPVIDRQLGREVIGVVQGGSVSWQLGRQRGISL from the coding sequence ATGGGGCTGGCGACCGAGCACGCGCCCGGCGTTTGGGAATTGAGCAAGGACATGGAGCCGGCCCTGCGCGAGTTGGGCGAACGGGGCGACATTATCCGCACCATGCAGAAGGCGCTCGGCCCGCAGGGCGGCGAACGCGATCCCATGAGCTTCCAAATCCATGACGGTGCGCCAGAGACGTCCATCGTCGGCCGCGTCGTGGACAAGCACCTGTCCGACGAGCTGGGCGAGAACCTGACAATCGTGGTGGACGGGATCGACGGGCGGACGCACCACATCGCCGGCATCGCGCCCGAGCGGCTGGAGGACGCTCGCATGGGCAGCATCATCCAGATCGGACCGGCCGAGGTGGCAACCCGGCCGTCCGACCGCACCATCACCGCAATCGCAGAAGACGGCATCTATCGGCCGAGCCGCCATCTGGAACAGGCCAAATTCGAGGGCCGCGTTCCGGGCGGCGACTATGAGGGCTATGTCGATGCCCATGTGCGCCGGCTGGAGGCGCTGCGCCGGGCCGGGATCGTCGAGCGGATTGACGCCGACCAATGGCGCATCCCCGATGATCTGGTCAGCCGCGCCGCCGCTTATGACGCCGGCCGCGACCGGCAGGCCAGCGTTCGTGTCCTGTCCCCGGTCGATCTAGGTAAGCAGATCGGATCGGATGGCGCGACATGGCTGGACCGGCGATTGGTCCATGGCGAAACCGCCGACCTTGCGTCGACCGGCTTCGGTCAGCAGGTGCGCGAGGCGATGGACCAGCGCCGCGAGCATCACATCGAACAGAGCGACGCCACCCGAGCGCGGAACGGCCGCATGTTCTACCGCCGCAATCTTCTCCCCACCCTACTCGAGCGCGAGGTTGCCCGTGTCGGTGCGGAGATGGCAGAAAGCAAGGCGCTACCGTTCCGGGCCGCCGCGGACGGCGAGAACGTTAGCGGCAAGTTCACTGGCACCGTGCAGCTATCGAGCGGCAAGTTCGCCGTGATCGAGAAATCCCATGAGTTTACCCTTGTCCCATGGCGGCCCGTCATCGACCGCCAACTCGGTCGCGAGGTCATCGGCGTCGTGCAGGGCGGATCGGTATCGTGGCAGTTGGGAAGGCAGAGGGGGATTTCGCTGTAA
- a CDS encoding DUF736 domain-containing protein, with translation MAEIGTFTRTETGYAGKLHSFGLRDKLFIVPAKPSDVKNAPDYRARLDSDDGPDAGPAWKDSSENAGEFVSMRLEGPIFPSPIRAKLFQSNDDPSVWTLRWKHARKIEDEE, from the coding sequence ATGGCAGAGATAGGCACCTTCACCCGCACCGAAACCGGCTACGCCGGGAAGCTTCATTCGTTCGGCCTCCGTGACAAGCTGTTCATCGTCCCGGCCAAGCCGAGCGACGTGAAAAACGCGCCCGACTATCGCGCGCGCCTCGATAGCGACGACGGCCCGGATGCCGGCCCCGCATGGAAAGACTCCAGCGAGAACGCTGGCGAGTTCGTGTCGATGCGATTGGAGGGGCCAATCTTCCCGTCCCCGATCCGCGCCAAACTGTTCCAGTCCAACGACGATCCTTCGGTCTGGACCCTGCGTTGGAAGCACGCCCGGAAGATCGAGGATGAGGAATGA
- a CDS encoding lytic transglycosylase domain-containing protein, whose product MTAARVRPVIRSKIGIPLFAGKPSHPFVPLGDQTAGARSEGQGRPSAGACASPLTAASTMADWRRSGDRQAWRCAVLLLAGALSVCIGSSVAVAQSASVERPAAAHPYAAHIAEASQRFGIPEHWIRAVLRAESAGDVRAVSSAGAIGLMQVMPDTWAGLRARYRLGRDPYAPRDNILAGTAYLREMFDRYGNVGAMLAAYNAGPGRYDEHRATGRPLPAETRAYVAALAPILGGAAATEPPSSAPPPPPDWRAAPLFVMRSGDARPAAAPPSEAQSADGRAAVPARDPVDAESQGDSIFVASASDGGTP is encoded by the coding sequence ATGACGGCCGCGCGCGTCCGGCCTGTCATCCGGTCCAAGATCGGCATCCCTTTGTTCGCGGGAAAACCGTCTCATCCCTTCGTCCCGCTCGGCGACCAGACGGCCGGCGCGCGCAGCGAAGGTCAGGGGCGGCCATCGGCCGGCGCTTGCGCCTCGCCCTTGACCGCAGCGAGCACGATGGCAGACTGGCGGCGAAGCGGAGACAGGCAGGCATGGCGTTGTGCCGTCCTGCTGCTGGCGGGGGCGCTTTCCGTCTGCATCGGATCGAGCGTCGCTGTCGCACAATCCGCGTCGGTCGAGCGCCCGGCCGCCGCCCATCCCTATGCAGCCCATATCGCCGAGGCGTCGCAGCGTTTCGGCATCCCCGAGCACTGGATTCGCGCCGTGCTGCGCGCCGAGAGCGCGGGCGATGTGCGCGCGGTTTCGTCGGCCGGGGCGATTGGATTGATGCAGGTGATGCCCGACACATGGGCGGGCCTGCGCGCCCGCTATCGTCTCGGCCGCGATCCCTACGCTCCGCGCGACAACATCCTCGCCGGCACCGCCTACCTGCGCGAGATGTTCGACCGATACGGCAATGTCGGCGCGATGCTGGCGGCCTACAATGCCGGTCCCGGCCGCTACGACGAGCACCGCGCGACGGGCCGACCTCTTCCCGCTGAGACACGCGCCTATGTCGCCGCGCTCGCCCCGATCCTTGGCGGCGCGGCTGCAACCGAACCGCCGTCATCCGCACCGCCACCCCCGCCCGATTGGCGCGCGGCACCGCTGTTCGTCATGCGGTCGGGCGACGCGCGGCCTGCCGCCGCGCCGCCGTCCGAGGCGCAATCCGCCGACGGCCGCGCTGCCGTTCCGGCGCGCGATCCCGTCGATGCAGAGTCGCAGGGCGACAGCATTTTCGTGGCGAGCGCCAGCGACGGGGGAACGCCATGA
- a CDS encoding S26 family signal peptidase, with the protein MTRRRTLTVTALAVLGIAAASAVETPPKLIWNATASAPLGFYTVEPAERIDVPELVAVMPPEPLAAFMVERGYIARGVSLLKRVLGLPGQRVCRAGRTITVNGIEMGEALERDSFGRDLPIWQGCRVIGDDQLFLMNWEVRDSLDGRYFGPIPAVSVIGRAVPLWTDEEGVGRYEWRAPTH; encoded by the coding sequence ATGACACGCCGCCGCACCCTCACGGTGACGGCGCTGGCGGTGCTCGGCATCGCCGCTGCCAGCGCGGTCGAGACGCCGCCGAAACTGATCTGGAACGCCACGGCCAGCGCGCCCCTCGGCTTCTACACCGTCGAACCGGCCGAGCGGATCGACGTGCCCGAGCTGGTCGCCGTCATGCCGCCCGAACCGCTCGCCGCTTTCATGGTCGAGCGCGGCTATATCGCACGAGGCGTCTCGCTCTTGAAGCGCGTCTTGGGCCTGCCCGGACAGCGGGTTTGCCGCGCTGGCCGCACGATCACGGTGAACGGGATCGAGATGGGCGAGGCGCTGGAGCGCGACAGCTTCGGCCGCGATCTGCCCATCTGGCAGGGCTGCCGCGTCATCGGCGACGACCAGCTTTTCCTCATGAACTGGGAAGTCCGCGACAGCCTCGACGGCCGGTATTTCGGACCCATCCCCGCAGTTTCCGTCATCGGCCGAGCGGTCCCGCTCTGGACCGATGAGGAAGGCGTCGGCCGCTACGAGTGGCGCGCGCCGACCCACTGA
- a CDS encoding DUF2840 domain-containing protein, with protein MTRRAHRSAHGRPLPDGPAPFTTLVELTFEKRKVEHWIRFGRKSYEQIIDRRRSVVGFAPGSVFAFVRWAKGEHGTVVSRIDIVRAIGRGEPFQTLPFVRPGGEILLRLDGWPKVQRALVAIDAVDALGLDPADASPEHWRHVHNRLTANLEPHAYTPERHAAWLHRRRIDP; from the coding sequence ATGACCCGTCGCGCCCACCGCAGCGCGCACGGCCGTCCGCTGCCGGACGGGCCTGCGCCCTTCACAACATTGGTCGAGCTGACCTTCGAGAAACGCAAGGTCGAGCACTGGATACGCTTCGGCCGCAAGAGCTACGAGCAGATCATCGACCGCCGCCGCAGCGTCGTCGGCTTCGCGCCGGGCAGCGTCTTTGCCTTCGTGCGATGGGCAAAAGGCGAGCACGGCACTGTCGTTTCGCGCATCGACATTGTGCGCGCCATCGGTCGCGGCGAGCCGTTCCAGACATTGCCGTTCGTGCGCCCCGGCGGCGAAATCCTGTTGCGCCTCGACGGCTGGCCGAAGGTGCAGCGTGCGCTTGTCGCTATCGACGCCGTGGATGCGCTCGGCCTCGATCCGGCCGACGCCTCTCCGGAGCATTGGCGGCACGTCCATAACCGTTTGACCGCCAATCTGGAGCCGCACGCCTACACCCCCGAGCGACATGCCGCTTGGCTTCATCGCCGGAGGATCGACCCATGA
- a CDS encoding replication initiator protein A yields MLREDDHAPAPPNDDSERSRLDPFVVATGDAPPRDQRDLMERPFFSLAKTPRTKPILYKAADIEVQVFGMPEHGMATIWDADVLIWAASQIVAAENNGLTTSRFFRFTPYYLLRAIGRPTGNHQYRLLKAALARLQSTVIATTIRNGPHWRRRQFSWINEWEEMTTRAGRVEGMEFVLPEWFYNSVIDRSLVLTIDPAYFRLTGGIERWLYRVARKHAGHQRHGWIFEVAHLHQKSGSLARPSDFALDLRRIAARQQLPGYLLQIEREDGRELLRIRPENLSTGTVDNPVNAIGRSGARGIGRSGASLSADQAHEPQLTLWPETRNPTANLSNRESNSFSLTRAQAKRGAGSARRGEP; encoded by the coding sequence ATGCTGCGCGAGGACGATCACGCCCCCGCACCGCCGAACGACGACAGCGAGCGCAGCCGCCTAGACCCCTTCGTGGTTGCCACGGGCGATGCGCCGCCGCGCGATCAGCGTGACTTGATGGAACGGCCGTTCTTCTCGCTGGCAAAGACCCCGCGCACCAAGCCGATTCTCTACAAGGCCGCCGATATAGAGGTGCAGGTGTTCGGGATGCCCGAACACGGCATGGCGACCATCTGGGATGCCGATGTGCTGATATGGGCGGCCTCGCAGATCGTCGCGGCCGAGAACAACGGCCTCACCACGTCGCGCTTCTTCCGGTTCACGCCCTACTATCTGTTGCGTGCCATCGGGCGGCCGACCGGCAATCACCAATACCGGCTTTTGAAAGCCGCGTTGGCGCGGCTGCAATCGACCGTCATCGCCACCACCATCCGCAACGGCCCGCATTGGCGTCGCCGGCAATTCTCGTGGATTAACGAGTGGGAGGAAATGACGACGCGCGCCGGGCGCGTCGAGGGCATGGAATTCGTCCTGCCCGAATGGTTCTACAACAGCGTCATCGACCGTTCGCTGGTCCTGACCATCGACCCTGCCTATTTCCGGCTGACTGGCGGCATCGAGCGATGGCTTTACCGCGTCGCCAGAAAGCACGCCGGGCACCAGCGCCACGGCTGGATTTTCGAGGTCGCGCACCTTCACCAGAAATCCGGCAGCCTCGCCCGGCCGTCCGACTTCGCGCTTGACCTGCGCCGCATCGCGGCCCGCCAGCAGCTCCCCGGCTACCTGCTCCAGATCGAGCGGGAAGACGGCCGCGAGCTGCTGCGCATCCGCCCCGAAAACCTGTCAACAGGCACTGTTGATAACCCTGTTAATGCCATCGGCAGATCAGGCGCACGGGGTATCGGCAGATCAGGCGCATCACTATCGGCAGATCAGGCGCACGAACCGCAGCTAACGCTTTGGCCTGAAACGCGGAATCCGACCGCTAACTTATCTAACAGAGAATCTAACTCTTTTTCTTTGACGCGCGCGCAGGCGAAGCGTGGTGCCGGTTCTGCCCGAAGGGGCGAGCCATGA